From Pulveribacter suum, a single genomic window includes:
- a CDS encoding OmpA family protein, with the protein MSFNSSDDDSQQCFALGFLFALIALVVSTVVGVVVYQRGMARVPAQPAPAAVVDSGAAAPAAAVAVTEEATVVVENGVVKFYFATGKAELAAGANEALADVVRGVAADGKKAAVSGYHDATGDAAVNAELAKQRAIAVRDALLALGVAEGKVELRKPEVTQAGGSNAEARRVEVALQP; encoded by the coding sequence ATGTCCTTCAACAGCTCCGATGACGACAGCCAGCAGTGTTTTGCACTCGGTTTCCTCTTCGCCCTGATCGCGCTGGTGGTCTCCACCGTCGTGGGCGTGGTGGTCTATCAGCGCGGCATGGCCCGCGTGCCCGCGCAGCCGGCCCCGGCAGCCGTGGTTGACAGCGGCGCAGCAGCGCCCGCCGCCGCAGTGGCCGTGACTGAAGAAGCCACGGTGGTGGTTGAGAACGGCGTGGTCAAGTTCTACTTTGCCACCGGCAAGGCTGAGCTGGCCGCTGGCGCCAACGAAGCCCTGGCCGATGTGGTGCGCGGCGTGGCTGCCGACGGCAAGAAGGCCGCCGTCTCCGGCTACCACGACGCCACAGGCGACGCCGCCGTGAACGCCGAGCTGGCCAAGCAGCGCGCCATCGCCGTGCGCGATGCGCTGCTGGCGCTGGGCGTGGCCGAGGGCAAGGTCGAGCTGCGCAAGCCCGAGGTCACCCAGGCCGGCGGCAGCAACGCCGAGGCGCGCCGCGTGGAAGTGGCGCTGCAGCCCTGA
- a CDS encoding gamma-glutamylcyclotransferase, with the protein MPTHASATRDPAALLERTLHEWGGQQDLWIFGYGSLIWRPDFPFAESRPATVHGWHRALKMWSRVNRGTPECPGLVFGMLPGGSCRGVAFRVERTQVPAIFPALWQREMVLGVYDPRWLACRTPGGPVQALAFTLPRSSPSHTGVLPEAQYRSIFRQARGIYGSTLDYAETTHAELLRMGIHDRALARLLDIARGAADAA; encoded by the coding sequence ATGCCCACCCACGCCAGCGCCACCCGCGACCCTGCCGCCCTGCTCGAACGCACCCTGCACGAATGGGGCGGGCAGCAGGATTTGTGGATCTTCGGCTACGGCTCGCTCATCTGGCGCCCGGATTTTCCGTTTGCCGAAAGCCGCCCTGCCACCGTGCACGGCTGGCACCGGGCGCTGAAGATGTGGAGCCGCGTGAACCGCGGGACGCCCGAATGCCCGGGCCTGGTCTTCGGCATGCTGCCCGGCGGCAGTTGCCGCGGCGTGGCCTTTCGCGTCGAGCGCACGCAGGTGCCGGCGATATTCCCGGCGCTGTGGCAGCGCGAGATGGTGCTGGGCGTGTACGACCCGCGCTGGCTGGCCTGCCGCACGCCGGGCGGGCCGGTGCAGGCGCTGGCCTTCACGCTGCCCCGCAGCAGCCCCAGCCACACGGGCGTGCTGCCCGAGGCGCAGTACCGCAGCATCTTCCGCCAGGCGCGCGGCATCTACGGCAGCACGCTGGACTACGCCGAGACCACGCACGCCGAGCTCCTGCGCATGGGCATCCACGACCGGGCGCTGGCGCGGCTGCTGGACATCGCCCGCGGCGCCGCCGACGCCGCCTAA